GAACACAGAAGTTAAGCTCCTTAACGTCGATGATACTTGGTGGGTGACTGCCTGGGAAAGTAGAAAGTTGCCGGAACGAAGAATGCTGAAGATAACGACAAAAGTCGTTATCTTTGGTGTTTAAAGAAAAAATTAGCGAAAGCTAAAGAAGATATTCCTCTATAGCTCAGTTGGCAGAGCGCATGACTGTTAATCATGATGTCGCTGGTTCGAGCCCAGCTGGAGGAGCCAATTTGATGACCTACTTTTGTAGGTCATTTTTTATTTACTTTTCAAAATTAGGGAGTAATAGTAAACGATGTAAGCGTACATCTGATACTATTGCTCCCTTTTTTGTTACAAACTTTTATATCAAAATGATAGATTAGAAATGTCTTTCAGACGTTTCTAATGTGTCCTTTTGAATAATCGAACACATCATATAAAACTGAAGAAAAGGTAATTAAGTAAACAAGATTTTCGACGAGCCGTCTGCTGTACACGCATTGGCGAATAATGTACAAGAAGAAAAAGAATGTGGGAAACTCTTTGCCACAACTCGAAAATCGGTAATAATGATACTTCGGTAATTCGCCGCTCGGTCACAATGAAGACGGAGTATATCTCAAGATATAATGTGACGTCCCACGTCTTACTTAATTTCCGGAAAATACAAATTTTTTAAAGGAGGGTTGAATATGCAATTTGATTATTTTTATGGCAATGAGGCAGAGCAATTTACTTTTTACAGAATACCAAAAATTCTTATAACGTCGCCTCACTTCAAAAAAATATCCGACAGTGCTAAGCTACTTTACGGTCTTATGCTTGACCGAATGAGTTTATCAATTCGTAATGGCTGGCTTGATGATGATAACAGAGCATATATTTTCTTTACTACGAATGATGTTATGGAGCAGATGTGCTGCGGAACAGAAAAAGCTACAAAAATGCTTACAGAACTTGATAGTGAAAAAGGTATCGGACTTATTGAAAGAGTAAAACAAGGACAAGGCAAACCTGCAATAATATATCTTAAAAAGTTTTATGAGCTTGAAGATACTGCACGTTCAACAAAACTTTCGGAAATTGAAAGTCAAGACTTTCAAGAATCGAAAGTCAAGACTTTCGAAAATCGAAAAACAAGACTTTCGAAAATCGAAAGTCAAGACTTTTGGAAATCGAAAAATAAGACTTTTGAAAATCGAAAGTCAGGACTTTCGGAAATCGAAAAACAAGACTTTCGAAAATCGAAATGTAATAATACTGATATTAATAATACTGATATTAATTATATCTAT
Above is a genomic segment from Hominilimicola fabiformis containing:
- a CDS encoding replication initiator protein A, which encodes MQFDYFYGNEAEQFTFYRIPKILITSPHFKKISDSAKLLYGLMLDRMSLSIRNGWLDDDNRAYIFFTTNDVMEQMCCGTEKATKMLTELDSEKGIGLIERVKQGQGKPAIIYLKKFYELEDTARSTKLSEIESQDFQESKVKTFENRKTRLSKIESQDFWKSKNKTFENRKSGLSEIEKQDFRKSKCNNTDINNTDINYIYPINQDNYNIQNSDTQTEEEWIDRYTKTVDEIKKQIDYDYLINHAERDIVDEVVNIMAEVMTVYRPKYKIEGDFIEYNAVVNRFRQITAQKLEICLLAYSRKIQRIKNPKAYWISTLYNIPLTSEIVLQNMINSDIYESGG